The segment ATCTGTAAGGACTAGGTGATCTGGGCCTTGATTGAAATTGCTGTGTATTGTTTGGAAACCTATTCACTGGCAACCTTTCATCTATTGTTTCTTTCATGCAAAACACCATATCtgttaattttgtaattttttcttctaactgttcaatttttttctgttgaattgaaaatttgttttcaccATGATCAGTGTCGGTGTGTTGTTCTGATGGGGCAAAAGAGACTTGTCTATGATAGTATGCCTTGCTACTACCGTACACTGCCTGTTGATTTGCAATTGATGCTTTAATTAGATCTAAGGcttcatgaatattttttggatttttttccatCACCGACCTAGCGGCCTCTTTATCTCTACAACCCCTCAAAAAACTTTCTGTAGAAATTTGGTCTATTGCTTTTCTACCCGATTCACTATATCCATCGATTGTGATAAAGTGAACCCTCTGTGCAAACTCTTGTAACCTTTCATCCTCATGTTGTCTGATGTACTGAAGTTTCCTTCTGGCAGAAATCGGATTGTCTTTGGTGTTGAATCTTCTGCTCATTTCTTTGTTGATGTCTCTATACTTATCTAACTTTAGTTTACACACATATTCCAATGCCAACCCCTCTAAACAACTCAATAATTTGTCTGATTTTTTCCTCTTTCCCCATTCATGCCTCTCGGCCAATCTCTCAAATTGTGTGATAAAGGTGTCCCAACTAATTTTTCCATCCCCACTAAATGTACTCATTTTTGATGTTGGGCTGCGACTTTTGTGTTTGTGTCTTCTGTGTTTGTGTTCTCGCATGTTATTGTCTGAACTAATACTGCTAGATGAAGACCTTGAGGATGATTGATCTGAATCTGAAGAACTATAATGTCTTGTGTgtctatatatttttcttccCCTTGTATTTGCATGATCCATTTGTTGTGTTGATGCAATTTTGTCTTTGAATGTGCCTAATCTTGGGGTGTAAATTCCATCTGATGGAATCGCATCTAACAGtttcttttgtttcaaatgTTCTTCTAACTCGTGCTCTGCTTTCaatcttctctctctctctagctgAAGTTCTGCCCCTTGTCTCTCTAATTTCACATTCAGTGCTTTCTCACACCTGTCACCCTGACTATCTGAATCTAATAAATCCCCTGAACCAAAAGAAACTAATCCATTTCTCTCCCACTCTAACCATTTCCTTTTTGGGATGTTTGTGTATTTACCTAACACATTAGGTTCAACTGTTGCACAATTTTTTCTAACCTTAATGATGTCGTCCACGTCATGGTGAGTTATCGGTAATTTCGATAATTCAAATTCTGAAGCAGTTTGGAGATGTATTGTGCCCATTGTTAAAGAACACAGAACTTTGAAAACATGAAagagggaaaaaaaaattgagggaccaaaaagaaaaatgaaatgattagTTTAACTTGTTGTGTAAACAACCGTCAAACTATATTTAATAAACGAAAAAATCCTAATAAagaacgagaaaaaaaaaaaaacgatctTTGTGTTGTATTTTTGAATTTAGCGCCAAAATGGGAAAGTACGGGAAAATACGTAACTaaagtaaatattgtaaatttcagTGACCTAATTTTTATCCTCGTCGCCAATGTTATATTTGTGactatatatatctatactaaAGCTTACCAAAAGGTCAGCAGTAGATGGCCCAGGTCCTCAATCCTAGAAATACGTGTGAACGTCTCCAGGACAAGGGAATAAAGGCGCTGATTAGTGTTCAGTTTAATTGATTTCTATTGTTAAGTGGCACCGAGCCCGACGTAAATACCACAATTCTTTATCATACTGTTTGCGTTAGTTTATGAAATGATTTGACCAATACTTACCATATCTCCTGCATAGTTCGACATCCACACGCATAGTATCAATCCACAACATGATCTCGGCGCACATGTTTACATCCATGCCTGCCATTTTGCTACCAGCTAAAAATAGTCGACACGTCACGGATCGATACAAGCGTCGGAAGGGAGCGGATCGGAACCAAACGacaattaatgttttcattgaaaataagtaaataaagatCATTATTGCACAATGAggggtttaatatttgatttaactctCTTCAACAAGAAATTAAATCCAAAAACTAATCAACTACCATTAATAGATGCTATTTACGTTAAATTACATAtctaatgaatattcatgagtTCAAAGTTGATCAAAATAAGCCCCGCCTCCAAATtccagccttaactgtgctgcgtagTGACATCATAGTTTTGACTTCGGTGAACAGAAATTATTTCAGCTACATGATTATACACTGTACTATCCCCAGCATTACTCAACAGGGTTTAACCCTATACTTGAGGAAAGAAGCAAACGATCCTACGTCTACGCTCTACAGtcaagcatatacatgtatggttcAAGATAataatcttgtttcaaataATACATATGGCTTACCCATTTCTCTGAAAAGGTATTAATATGAAGGCAGATAAGTTATtccaatacatatacatgtctATTTCCCATTTCCCTTACAAGGGAAACAAGACATTCAGTGACATGAAAGTATCTGGATCATAAGCAATGTCAAGGTCGAAGATTGCTGAGGCATTAGGTTTTCTTTCACACTTCTGATAAGATGTACACAGCCGAATTCTTGGCTTCTATATGCAATCTGTGTGGACTTTTTTGTCTCCATAGATTCcaggaaaaaagaaaagttttttcCTGAGAGATGATTCGTACTTGGATACAGTCACATAATGGCCCCAACCACTTTTTGCCTTGCCTTTACTAACAATATTATTCAcctaacaaaacaaaacttgttATATTAAAGacttcaatgaaatatttactgTATAACAGCAATTAAGCTGTGCattctttttcatgttttttggcaaaaaacggCCTCTGCTAAAAGAAGTACGTCACTATATGCTatgcatataattatatttgtaaataggtacatacagatacatgtatgcgCAAATTTAAATCcacgttaaaaaaaattctgccaAATATCGTtccagtctgattaaaatcaaacctACACATGCTCTGTTTATATCGAGGATACAGGGGGTATACTTATGGATTAATTCAGATCTGGAGTGTCAATAAACGCCGCGCCGACAATCtaaaaaatactgtaaaatcctaattaaacgcgaggaataaATACCCGCGTAAAATCCATATCGCGAGAGGCACGTGTCATGGAttctaaaatctcgcttttatttttctgacagatgtaaatcaaaattagtgattgcgattttatattctcacaatttgatgcaaaaaggttgaatcgcggaattgaGTACTCACTTATAAAGAATCTCCAGTAAATGCAGCATTTGAAGGTTTGATATTAATCAGACAGATATCGTACACtttaaatataatacgtttacagatTACTGCACGAGAAAATGGAATGgtttcatttgatatatatacttGTGAATTAGCCTCACCTATCCAAGCATTTCAACAAGATCCTTGACGTGGGATTCGGATTTGAAGACCCAAACAATGGCCTGCATAAACCAGGATCCAGCATCCGTCTTCCTCCACGGCAGTGAACCTACAACAAGCAGGAAAATATTCCGGCTCAATAGTATTTGGATTATACCaatatgaaaatattcttttaatgtttaagtaatttaaaataaactagGGAGAAAACATGATGTTTAACAAAGCATTTCTTgacttttgattttattgttctCTATCTAGACTTGCTGGACTTTGGCCTTCGGCTTCCCTTAAAAAATCATTGACCATGTCATGGTATAAAGTCAAGAATACACTAAGGCATCAGAGCGGAAAAATCATGCACAGCCTACCTTCCGGAGTGGAGTAAGCCACAAGGAAGTCGGATTTAGAATGGACAATTTGTGTGGCGGATATACTGAGCTCCCGACCACCACCAGAAGCATTCATTCCATCCACACGATCACCGCCCCGTCACCCTGTGATCCGCTCCCACTAGGACCTCCCGATGGACAAACCTTTTGTTTCTTGTCTATACGTTCAAATAAACATTGTTAATATTAAAGTGCTTAAGGCTTactaaattaaacaattaagaaTATACGTAGAACAGGCCCAACCTTCACCAACCACTTTTAAATCAACACAGTTTTCGAATCAAATCCTTCAAATAAAGGTGCATACATTTGAGAACAACGCTCAGACTTGAGGAAAGCTGACAGCCCTGGATAAGGAAAACTTTGGGTTTTTCATTCATTTCCGGACAGTTGTTTGGCTCAAACATCTCGGTGAGTGTTGACACAGGAACAGATTCTCCATCAATTCCACACACTCCTTTTTCGTCACCATGAGTtagaatgataaaaatgaaacagtcACTTTTCTTTATCTTGTCACACTTGCTGATAGGTTCAGTCTTCTTCCTTATCTCCTGAAAAATATACACTAGTCAGTTgcagaacagaaaaagaaaaattcaattcattatCAGCAGATTATGAGAATAATAAAGAAAGTGGAACAATTCagatacaatgaaataaatttgttttacagGTTGGATCAGGGGTTTGAAGATTTGCCTTCGATTCTATTAAAACATGAATCGACATACAATTAGCTTAGGcctatttttgttgtttgtcatctgggttttttttaaaggggaataactctttttGAAGATGTTCATTAAAATGCATGTTAAACCCCTTTCCAAATAttgtaataaaatcaaaaataaaatactaagaAACGAAATTAAACTgtattaagtttattttttatggcTTTTTCAGTTCATTTTGATACAGAAGAAACTACCTGTAcatgaacaattttttataaaaagaaagaatGACTAACCTCAGctgttaaattattttctacaaTAACTTCAAAGTGAAGGTCTGTGAATAACTTTGTTAGGTCGTCTCTATCAAACTCTGTTCCATATCTCCGAGGAAGGTTGTCAAATTGTTCGTTGTTGATGAGGTAAACCAATCCTCGACATTCTCGTCGCATACTGTATACCTTATACAGAAAAAGATCCAAAGTTGTTGTAAAATAAGGgtgttaaaaaattgaaaattgctaCTTTATCGGAATTAACTACATCTGGCAGAACAGTTTACTGTGTAGAATAAGTGTACATATCAAAAATGATTTAGTTTTTCATCCTTTGATAGAATCATCAGAACAAGTAGTTTTCATATTTGATGAAATGTGGAAATGTTTGATATATGGCATTTCTAATAGCTCTTGTTAGTGGGTTATCTTTTGCATGATTGGTAGAGAGACGGATTGCATGCAAGAGGACCCAGGTTCATACCCCAGGAGAGGCAATATGTATCtctgttacatatatatgacaACATTTTGTCACCTGTGGGGGATTATGATTTTATAGGTGTGATGGTacaattacaatatttacatgCATCCAAATACGAACATGCACCCCAGTATATATCATCTACTACAACATTTTCAGCACAGATGGAGAAAAATTCTTAAAAGAATACCTCCTCTGTGTTGTTATAATGTAGAAAGCAGCAGGGGTCGTTAGGCTTTAGATAGGTCACAGGTACTTTCTTCATGTCGAAATGTTCCTTGTAAAGGGGAGGCCACTCTGTACAAGAGAGGTGAACTTGTTAATATAGTCATTTGACAACTCTGACTGTCAGAAATTGATGTATTGGTAAAACATACacatattttttagaattgttatttaaaataattgttcaaagaTGTGTGACTAAagattacaaattcaaactattATAGGGAAAAATGCTAAAGATTAGCTATGCTGTctcctgaatacagctagctaACGCATGTCGTTTGAtgattatatttattcaaaaacatggTGAAAAActacaagaaaagaaaaaacaataaatgcgATGTACAGAGCCAAAAAATAGATAATGTCATGAAAATGTGTAAATACTTATAATGAAGCTTAAATTTTATCAGTATATTAACATTACATGACTGAGAAGTTCACATATAACTAGTCTAAATGTATATATGAAAATGTAACAAACTCCCCTAACCTAAACCATAGAAATATGTAAGAAAAAACTActgtaatttatcaaaatacatagCCGAGAGTAAAAAATATAACCTAACAACAAAGAGACTCAAAGATAATGACTTTCAGATACTTACATTGTTGGCAGACTAGAAAAACAGTGCATGACTGTGCAGACCTGAGGTAGGACGACGAGTGATCCAAAAAACCCGTGCAATATACAAGTTAGGAAATAGAaagtaaacaataaaagaaaaaaccaaGCCGTACCGGATAAAAAATTTCCGGCTACAAGACGGCACACTCCTCGCCTGATATAGAAAATATCACtctataataaacttttaaGCACCCTAAATATGACAATttgttaagttacatgtaatataaactGAAACACAGTCCATTTTCAAATTGAAACACAGTCCATTTTCAGTCAATTATAAGTAAGATTCACTAAACGATCACTGTTCAAGAATTACAATAAGTTCAGTAATTGGTCGCACATAGTTTTTAGGTTCACCATTCACGATTACACGAACTGTCACTTTACGCACAAGTTCATCATCACTTGGTAAAGCCTTAGTAACTATACCCATTGGCCAAGAATTGCGGGAAAGTTCTTTGTCGCAGATTAAAACTACATCACCAGGCGATAGGTTTCTTTGATGTGAATTCCATTTACGGCGCATCTGTAGAGTGTTCAAATATTCAGTCTTCCACCGTTTCCAGAAAATTGATGCAAGATGTTGAACTCTCCTCCACTGCGTCTGTAATAGCTcgtttttgttttcatgatcAGCGAATATCACATCCTTATTGCTTGTTTTCTGAGTAAGAAGAGTTGAAGGGGATAACACAAGGGGATTTTCAGGATCTGTAGACACTGGCACTAGAGGTCTTGAGTTGATAATGGAAGAGGCTTCCGCTAAAAATGTAGTGAGAACCTCATGAGTTAAACTCCTAGATCCATAATCAAGAAGGATCGCATCCAATATGCGTCTCGTAGTCCCGATCATGCGTTCCCACACTCCTCCCATGTGAGAGGAGTGGGGAGGGTTGAAGATCCAGGTCGTTCTCTGTTCGTTGAGAAAGTTATGAAGGTGGTCTTCTTCCACATTGATGACATTAACTTTCAGATCCTTTGCAGCACCAATAAAGTTTGTTCCCCTGTCTGAACGAAGGACTTGAACAGGTCCACGTATGGCGATAAGCCGACGAAGCGCATTAATAAATGAGGAGGATGTCATTTCTTCCACAACTTCAATATGCACGGCCCTGGTAGTGAGGCAAGTGAATAGAGCGGCCCATCTTTTACTATTTGCTGCACCACCTCTGGTACGTCGTGTAATGATGTTCCATGGTCCAAATATATCAACTCCAACAGAAGAGAATGGTGGTTGTCCAGGTATGAGACGATCCTCGGGCAAGTCGGACATTTTCTGATGTTCAGGTTTTTTCCGAAGTTTTCTGCAAGTGACGCACTTATGAAGAACAGATGAAATGAGTCTTTTACCTCCGACGATCCAAAATCCAGAAGAACGAATATGACCCTCTGTTATATGACGTCCTTGGTGTCTGACATCTTCATGAAGTTTTCTGACAATAAGAGTGGTAACATGATGTTTTGCAGGCAAAATGATTGGATTCTTGAATAGAGGATCatcattgtattttttcaagCGCCCACCAACACGCAAAATCCTTTCACTGTCGATGTAGGGGTCAAGTTTCTGAATAGAACTATTTCTCGACACAGGCTTAGAGTCtctaatattttcaatttcctCTAAATAGAATTTCTTCTGAATGTCTCTAATTATAACTGTTTCAGCGTTGTGAAGAAGCTGAACATCACTCAATTTGCTCTTTGGGTTACGACAATTCTGAATGAAACCATAAACTTTAGCAACTACAGCAACCAGTTTGTTCCACTTTGAGAATCTTGTAAGGAGTTCATTGTCCAGACCCACAGctgtttttgtttcaatgtcAGTTTTATTACAGCGGATTTCTTTATCCTCTTCGGGGCTCACTAAAGGAAATTGTTCAATAGAGGGCACAATCTCCAGGTTTTCTATGTTTGAAAGCCATGCACACTTTTCCATTTCATTTGGAAGAATTCCTCTTGTGCTTACATCTGCTGGATTCATTTCACTGCGAATATAGTACCATTGGGTCGGACTGCTGAGACTGTGATATAAGCAATGCGGTTAGCCACATACACAAGGAAACGTTTTTTCGTGTTGTTAATATATCCTAATACAATACGACTATCACTGAAGAACTTGATGTCATCTATTTTCACTTTTTACTGTTCCTTGGCTATTTGTGCTATATCGGTAGCAAGCACTGCGGCACATAGTTCCAGTCTAGGAATTGTATGTCCACTAACAGGTGCCACTTTTGCTTTTCCTAGAACAAATCCTTGAGATGAAGAACCATCTGAATACTTTGCCTTTAAATAACAAACAGCAGCTATGGCTAGTTCAGACGCATCACAGTAAACTAGCAACTCCCTTCTAAGCGCTTCACACAATTTGGGAACAATCACACGAGGAATACGTAAGTTTTCCAAATCAGGTaagttatttttccatttttcccATTCTTTGAGCAAATGTTCAGGTAGGGCTTCATCCCAGCTGGAGGTGTTTGACACAACTTTACGCAGAATAATCTTGCCTTGTATGACGACAGGAGCAATGAATCCAAGTGGATCATAGAGACGATTCACAACTGAAAGTACACCTCTCCTTGTAGATGGTTTGTCTTCACTAGAAATTTTGAATTGTATGGTATCTGTTTGTAAATCCCATAGAAGGCCAAGACTGCTTTGAGTTAAGACATCCTTCTCAAAGTTAAGGTCCACAATATTCTTTGACAAATCATTCGAGTCAAAAGCTTCCATTACTTCTTTTTCATTTGAAGCAAATTTATGAAGTCGCAATCCACCATACTCTTTCATGGTATCTTTAGTCTTCTGTAGAATGTTAATCGCTTCACGAGTAGTTGCACAAGATTTCAATCCGTCTTCAACGTAGAAGTCATTCACGATAAAGTCTTTCACTTCCTGTCCATGACTTTCAGCAGCCAAATCACCAATACGACGTAATCCATACATTGCAACAGACGGGGAAGAACGATTGCCAAATACATGAACTTTCATTCGATAAGTAATAAGTGGTCTCTCAATGTCATTATCTCTGTGCCACATAAAACGTAAATAATCCCGATGGTCTTCATCAACCAGGAATGAATGAAACATGCTTTGGATGTCGGCAACTACAGCTACATTTTCCTTCCTAAATCGAATGAGAATTCCTAAGAGGTTGTTTATGAAGTCAGGTCCCTGTAACAATTGTTCATTTAATGACACACCCTTGAATTCAGCTGAGGAGTCGAAAACGCCGCGAATTTGATCTGGTTTACGAGGATGGTAGACTCCAAACAGGGGAAGATACCAATGTTCTTTGTCAGGTGGTATTATCGGAGCTAGTTCTGCATGATCACAGTCGAATATTTTCTGCATGAACGCAatgaaatgttctttttttgtgttgttttttcttAGAGAAGTATCAAGACATTTGGCCCGGAATAACGCTTGTGAGTAGTTGTCTGGAAGTTGTTCACGATTTTGCCGGAAGGGCAATGGCGCAGTCCATTTACCCTCAGTAGGATCAAGATGAAACTTGTTGTCCATAATATTCAGAAAAGTGTGGTCTTCAATCGAGAGACCAACTTTGTTGTCATCTGATGTTTTCGTGAAGACGTCTGTTTTCTCAATTACGGTCTTATTCGAGGTGATAAcaatgtttttaatgtttaacatcTGTGTACATGGTTCCAACATTGTAGGTCGACCACTTCTGTCTACGTAGGTTCTGTTGACCTGTAATGGTGGAATGTGTTTTCCAGCCAAACAAATGTCTCCAATTATAGTCCATCCTAAGGGAGATTGTTGAGCAAAGGGAAATCGTGATGGTCCTAATCGCTGATCAATGACGTGATGGGCTTCTGGAAGATCCCGTCCAATTAGCAAGAGGATCTCCATAGACGGATCCAATGGATGTAGATCTCTAGCAATATCCTGCAAATGTGGATAATGAAGAGCGATATCCGGAGTTGGTATCTCTGCCTGACTATTGGGTATACTATCACACTCCAACACAGGTGGTAACTTTAATTGGCGATTGTCATTGATCGATTCTACGATAAGGTTGTCAACAATGCGTCCTCGTGTTGCAATCTTGCCTGAACATGATTGCATAGTATAGTCCACTGCCATGGTCTTGATACACAAAGCATCAAAAAGGTAACTTTTACCAAGAGTTCTGTTGCTTTGGTCGTCCAACATGGCGTAAGTGAGTATCGATGATTCAGGTTGACCTTGAACAAACACCCGCACTGGTACAATCCTTGCACACGACTTTCCACTGAATTCACAACAAATATCGGTACACTTGGTAGTGACAGACTGGTTCACAATTCCAGAAGAAAAGTTTTCCTCCTCGCCATGGGTTTGTGGTGAAGGAAAGTTCCTCGACATTTGACGGTAACTAACATCCTCATGAAGAGCGGTACAATGATAGTTACTTTTACACACATCACACAAAATTCTAGCTTTGCAACGATTAGCGAAGTGGTCTGATGTTTCACAGCAACGAAAGCAAATGTTATGATCACGTAAAATATGTTTACGGTCCTCGATACTTTTGGTTCTGAAAGCTTTACACTTGTTTATGGTATGTTTGGATCCTTTGTGAATCAAACATTGATGTCCAATGTTTGCTGTTTCAGATGAAATGTCAGTTTTGTGAGTAAACACAGTTTTGACTTTTGTATCTTTGCGGTCAAATCGAGGTTGTTTAGAAGTATCAAACATCAATCCAGGATCATTTCTGATGATGCTCATCTCACCAATAAAAGACACAAATTCACCAAAAGGAGGGAAGGCTGTTGAATGTTCTTTTTTGTAATTGACCACACGATTGATCCACTTATCCTGGAGAAAACGAGGAAGTTGTTGAATTGTAGGTTTCAATCCTAAGGATGAATCAAGGTAAGAAAACATGACACTGTATTCTGGAATGCTTTTTACGGCTTGTATCTCACAAAGTAAGTCATGGAGTTCATACAACTTCTTTGGGTCTGTGAAATTCGTAAAAGCTTGTAGTCTAGATTTCAATGATGATTCAAGTAATTCCGGAGAGCCAAATCTTTCATCCATACGTTTCCAAATGTTCACTAAACATAACTTTGGATCACTTGCATAGGACGCTCTAAGGCTCATGATCAATCTGTGAGCTTCTGAGTTTTTGTTCGTACAGTTTGTCAAAAGAGTCATTTCTTCTAACGGAGAACAGCAGATTTCTGACACCATTGTCTTAAACTGTGATTTCCACACCACATATCTATCTGATTTGTCATCAAAACGTTGTTGCT is part of the Magallana gigas chromosome 3, xbMagGiga1.1, whole genome shotgun sequence genome and harbors:
- the LOC136273519 gene encoding uncharacterized protein, producing the protein MAQKGETSTPENTSRRVRTLTPKAQEVYLDKVNRYEFIISRCIDEIKNILMDIASCSKEIKVLTSSKTDLENSHKRYQDIYQEFSEFLSNTYTKESIEKLASVERDFLNIDKKVQNALVKLQDDIDFVQLETYSSTSHNTSKSTSLSRRSVRSLQKAKEAETRLKIAEQSAQLKKQKSKIAVEEKIHLAQSQQQQEDLDTELDLLQKQAELELANMQLEFELEAEGESIKHEDLGPNMPTIPSISGDQKTRNFVDNLTLNQDVKPSGRRVRTNYQQEANPDSDKENHPVHTSDVRHHDQQSRDNDNCTPLQTTLNLPLQNNSNSSNYLLKKNLLLESFQQQRFDDKSDRYVVWKSQFKTMVSEICCSPLEEMTLLTNCTNKNSEAHRLIMSLRASYASDPKLCLVNIWKRMDERFGSPELLESSLKSRLQAFTNFTDPKKLYELHDLLCEIQAVKSIPEYSVMFSYLDSSLGLKPTIQQLPRFLQDKWINRVVNYKKEHSTAFPPFGEFVSFIGEMSIIRNDPGLMFDTSKQPRFDRKDTKVKTVFTHKTDISSETANIGHQCLIHKGSKHTINKCKAFRTKSIEDRKHILRDHNICFRCCETSDHFANRCKARILCDVCKSNYHCTALHEDVSYRQMSRNFPSPQTHGEEENFSSGIVNQSVTTKCTDICCEFSGKSCARIVPVRVFVQGQPESSILTYAMLDDQSNRTLGKSYLFDALCIKTMAVDYTMQSCSGKIATRGRIVDNLIVESINDNRQLKLPPVLECDSIPNSQAEIPTPDIALHYPHLQDIARDLHPLDPSMEILLLIGRDLPEAHHVIDQRLGPSRFPFAQQSPLGWTIIGDICLAGKHIPPLQVNRTYVDRSGRPTMLEPCTQMLNIKNIVITSNKTVIEKTDVFTKTSDDNKVGLSIEDHTFLNIMDNKFHLDPTEGKWTAPLPFRQNREQLPDNYSQALFRAKCLDTSLRKNNTKKEHFIAFMQKIFDCDHAELAPIIPPDKEHWYLPLFGVYHPRKPDQIRGVFDSSAEFKGVSLNEQLLQGPDFINNLLGILIRFRKENVAVVADIQSMFHSFLVDEDHRDYLRFMWHRDNDIERPLITYRMKVHVFGNRSSPSVAMYGLRRIGDLAAESHGQEVKDFIVNDFYVEDGLKSCATTREAINILQKTKDTMKEYGGLRLHKFASNEKEVMEAFDSNDLSKNIVDLNFEKDVLTQSSLGLLWDLQTDTIQFKISSEDKPSTRRGVLSVVNRLYDPLGFIAPVVIQGKIILRKVVSNTSSWDEALPEHLLKEWEKWKNNLPDLENLRIPRVIVPKLCEALRRELLVYCDASELAIAAVCYLKAKYSDGSSSQGFVLGKAKVAPVSGHTIPRLELCAAVLATDIAQIAKEQ